One Streptomyces sp. NBC_00554 DNA segment encodes these proteins:
- a CDS encoding LacI family DNA-binding transcriptional regulator encodes MKKAATEKNKVTITEIARQAGVSVPTVSRVVNGRSDVSPETRARVEDLLRHHGYRRRPSAPGDRAALVDLVFNDLDSPWAVEIIRGVEEVAHAAGVGTVVSAIHGASGSARQWMTNLRARASDGVILVTSVLEPGLHEELRRLGVPLVVVDPAGSPSLDMPTVGATNWAGGMAATEHLLGLGHRRIGFVAGPVRLLCSRARLDGYRAALEGAGVAVDDALIQQGDFYHRSGFDGCNRLLDLAEAPTALFAASDQMALGAIEALRRRGLRVPEDMSVVGFDDLPEVRWSAPPLTTVRQPLADMGKLATRTVLRLALGEEPASPRVELATELVVRASTAPLGV; translated from the coding sequence ATCAAGAAGGCCGCGACCGAGAAGAACAAGGTGACGATCACCGAGATCGCCCGCCAGGCCGGGGTCTCGGTGCCCACCGTGTCGCGTGTCGTCAACGGCCGTTCCGATGTGTCGCCGGAGACCCGTGCCAGGGTCGAGGACCTGCTGCGCCACCACGGCTACCGGCGCAGGCCGTCCGCGCCGGGTGACCGGGCGGCCCTCGTCGACCTGGTCTTCAACGACCTCGACAGCCCCTGGGCCGTGGAGATCATCCGGGGGGTCGAGGAGGTCGCGCACGCGGCCGGTGTGGGGACGGTGGTGTCGGCCATCCATGGCGCCTCGGGCTCGGCCCGGCAGTGGATGACCAACCTGCGGGCCCGCGCCTCGGACGGGGTGATCCTCGTGACCTCCGTCCTCGAACCCGGGCTGCACGAGGAGCTGCGGCGCCTCGGGGTGCCGCTCGTCGTCGTCGATCCGGCGGGGTCGCCGTCGCTCGACATGCCGACCGTCGGTGCCACCAACTGGGCGGGCGGGATGGCGGCGACGGAGCATCTGCTCGGGCTCGGGCACCGCAGGATCGGGTTCGTCGCCGGGCCGGTGCGGTTGCTGTGCTCGCGGGCTCGGCTGGACGGGTACCGGGCGGCGTTGGAGGGGGCGGGGGTCGCGGTCGACGACGCGCTGATCCAGCAGGGGGACTTCTATCACCGGTCCGGATTCGACGGGTGCAATCGGCTGCTTGATCTGGCGGAGGCGCCTACCGCGTTGTTCGCGGCGAGTGATCAGATGGCGCTCGGGGCGATCGAGGCGTTGCGGCGGCGGGGGTTGCGGGTTCCCGAGGACATGAGTGTGGTCGGGTTCGATGATCTGCCTGAGGTTCGGTGGTCTGCGCCGCCGTTGACCACGGTGCGGCAGCCGCTTGCCGATATGGGCAAGCTGGCCACTCGTACGGTGTTGCGGCTGGCGCTCGGGGAGGAGCCGGCGTCGCCGCGGGTGGAGCTTGCTACCGAGTTGGTGGTGCGGGCCAGTACCGCGCCCCTGGGCGTCTGA